Proteins from a single region of Rana temporaria chromosome 5, aRanTem1.1, whole genome shotgun sequence:
- the LOC120940115 gene encoding zinc finger protein 250-like, with the protein MEKRDHYNPRIMITPVQSSSYRHSPQVLSFDDVAIYFSKEEWESLKIGQKETYKNVMMENFWSMRSLGYLPVKPDIIHRIEKGEEPWISKADGSRTKRRFLGPPSDSEQCVTAQHNLTAQQGPRNADPIDLQTSDPEEQTLSPLENEKLFCDTSVPKEHPKPCRVSKPFPCHKCGKGFSSRVHLIRHQITHIDRKPFVCSDCGKCFAQYPTFLLHRRDHKDEVPYSCSDCGMVFSQNADLCKHIQTHTEQKPFSCNVCSKCFSASSILIKHYRIHTGDRPFACPMCGKCFRQKNHLDKHKVIHSEDKCYFCWECSASFPSADDLASHKLTHSYNKPFSCSECGKLFRWRSLLLEHVKIHTREKTFACSECPKAFNWKSSLVEHLRVHSTDNLLSCPECGKGFYKRANLEQHRSMHTGEKPFACSDCDKRFSRRRNLKRHQALHKAKAAFPCSECGKCFHLEAALEQHSMKGCLTGDSDKVFKYNSEICTDLQVHSGERPYPRHDTLHNTKAAFSCLECGKCFSSMSILSEHQQTHTDVKPHLCAECGQFFSEEATLEQHRKVHEKKGCPNGDSGKMLSYDSEFHKDLQVDSEEHPYPCPECGKCFSSMSILSEHQQTHTEVKPHLCAECGECFSDTNALATHQRTHIGEKPFACSQKVQAVIHQCTHSKVSELSTESSYQNCGKIDSELTHHHGETKSFSCSDCGKCFSREYNLKQHEKTHKSGKPFTCDECGKSFMNNSHLARHRTTHTERKPFICSECGKSFVQYSTLTQHEKIHKGASPFRCSECGKGFMQKADFARHTRTHSGEKPFSCSECGKSFSVRSVLVKHERIHSGEKPYSCSECGKGFTQKPHLDKHKKVHNGQQPFVCLECGQGYDTSAGLARHKATHEGNKRFSCSECGKGFNWKASLVEHMRLHTGDKPFSCSDCGVSFSKKALLVKHQKTHTGDLHVHKSSGLPKENNGEEDVDGVSANAGSDVTFNIITVKLEDEEERVGSHFNYVNL; encoded by the exons atgGAGAAGAGAGATCACTATAATCCCAGGATAATGATCACTCCAGTGCAGAGCTCTTCCTATCGTCACTCTCCACAG GTGTTATCGTTTGATGATGTGGCAATCTATTTCTCAAAAGAAGAGTGGGAATCCCTGAAGATTGGACAGAAGGAGACCTATAAGAATGTCATGATGGAGAACTTCTGGTCTATGAGATCTTTAG gataCCTCCCTGTAAAGCCAGACATCATACATAGGATTGAGAAAGGAGAAGAGCCATGGATATCCAAGGCAGATGGTTCCAGAACCAAGCGGAGGTTCCTCGGTCCCCCTTCAG aTTCTGAGCAATGTGTAACAGCGCAGCACAATTTAACGGCACAGCAAGGTCCTCGCAACGCAGATCCTATAGACCTCCAAACCTCTGACCCCGAGGAGCAGACGCTTTCTCCCTTGGAAAATGAAAAGCTGTTTTGTGACACGTCCGTTCCTAAGGAACACCCTAAACCTTGCCGAGTATCCAAGCCTTTCCCGTGCCATAAATGTGGGAAGGGTTTTAGTAGCAGAGTACATCTTATCCGTCATCAGATCACTCACATTGACAGAAAGCCCTTTGTTTGCTCAGACTGCGGCAAATGTTTTGCTCAGTACCCGACATTTTTACTTCACAGGAGGGATCACAAGGACGAGgtgccgtattcctgttctgactgCGGGATGGTTTTCAGCCAGAACGCCGACCTTTGTAAACACATCCAAACCCACACAGAACAGAAGCCGTTTTCTTGCAATGTGTGCAGTAAATGCTTTAGCGCAAGCTCCATCCTCATTAAACATTATAGAATCCACACCGGTGATCGACCGTTTGCCTGTCCTATGTGCGGGAAGTGTTTTAGGCAGAAAAACCATCTGGACAAACATAAGGTCATTCATTCAGAGGATAAGTGTTACTTCTGTTGGGAGTGCTCGGCGTCTTTCCCATCTGCAGACGACCTCGCTAGTCATAAACTGACCCATTCGTACAACAAGCCCTTTTCCTGTTCCGAGTGCGGGAAACTGTTCCGGTGGAGGTCGTTGCTCTTGGAACATGTTAAAATCCACACTAGAGAGAAAACCTTTGCGTGTTCGGAATGCCCGAAAGCTTTTAACTGGAAGTCGTCATTGGTGGAACACCTGAGGGTCCACTCTACTGATAATCTGCTTTCTTGCCCCGAGTGCGGGAAGGGTTTTTATAAACGGGCCAACCTAGAGCAACATCGGAGTATGCACACTGGGGAAAAACCCTTTGCGTGTTCGGACTGCGACAAGCGCTTCTCACGCAGGAGGAACCTGAAAAGGCATCAGGCGCTTCATAAAGCAAAGGCAGCTTTTCCAtgctctgagtgcgggaagtgttttcaCTTAGAGGCCGCCCTTGAGCAACATAGCATGAAAGGATGTCTAACTGGAGACTCTGACAAAGTGTTTAAATACAATTCAGAAATCTGTACAGACTTGCAGGTTCATTCTGGAGAACGACCGTATCCAAGGCATGACACCCTTCATAACACAAAGGCAGCATTTTCATGCttggagtgcgggaagtgttttagTAGCATGTCCATATTGTCTGAGCACCAGCAGACCCACACAGACGTCAAGCCTCACTTGTGTGCTGAATGCGGCCAATTTTTCTCTGAGGAGGCCACCCTTGAGCAACATCGGAAAGTCCATGAGAAGAAAGGATGTCCAAATGGAGACTCTGGCAAAATGTTATCATATGATTCGGAATTCCATAAAGACTTGCAGGTTGATTCCGAAGAGCATCCATatccctgccctgagtgcgggaaatgttttagtaGCATGTCCATATTGTCTGAGCACCAGCAGACCCACACAGAAGTCAAGCCTCACTTGTGCGCTGAATGCGGCGAATGCTTCTCCGATACAAATGCACTTGCTACCCACCAAAGAACCCACATCGGGGAAAAACCCTTTGCCTGTAGCCAGAAGGTCCAAGCGGTAATCCATCAATGCACCCACAGCAAGGTCTCAGAGCTTTCCACAGAGTCCTCTTACCAAAACTGTGGGAAGATCGATTCCGAGCTGACCCACCACCATGGTGAGACCAAATCATTTTCCTGTTCTGATTGTGGCAAATGTTTTTCCAGGGAGTATAATCTAAAGCAGCATGAGAAAACGCACAAGAGTGGGAAACCTTTCACCTGCGATGAATGCGGGAAAAGCTTTATGAATAACTCACACCTCGCACGGCACCGGACCACTCATACCGAGAGAAAGCCGTTcatctgttctgagtgcgggaagagCTTTGTGCAGTACTCCACACTCACACAGCATGAAAAAATTCACAAAGGGGCCAGTCCTTTTAGATGCtcggagtgcgggaaaggttttatGCAGAAGGCTGACTTTGCCAGACACACCAGAACTCACTCTGGGGAGAAACCTTTTTCCTGTTCGGAATGTGGCAAAAGCTTTAGCGTCCGTTCGGTTCTCGTAAAACACGAGCGCATCCATtccggggagaagccgtattcttgctccgagtgcgggaaaggttttacGCAGAAGCCGCACCTCGATAAGCACAAGAAGGTGCACAATGGGCAACAGCCGTTTGTTTGCTTGGAATGTGGGCAGGGCTATGACACCAGCGCAGGCCTAGCGAGGCACAAGGCCACCCACGAAGGGAACAAACGTTTTTCATGCTCAGAATGTGGGAAGGGCTTCAACTGGAAGGCGTCTCTTGTAGAACACATGAGGCTTCATACAGGAGATAAACCTTTCTCGTGTTCTGACTGTGGGGTTAGTTTTTCCAAGAAGGCTTTGCTGGTAAAGCACCAAAAAACTCACACTGGTGATCTACACGTTCACAAGAGCTCAGGTCTTCCCAAAGAGAACAATGGTGAAGAAGATGTGGATGGTGTGTCTGCAAAtgctggaagtgatgtcaccttTAACATCATCACCGTAAAACTGGAGGATGAAGAGGAACGCGTGGGATCACACTTTAATTACGTGAATCTGTAG